The nucleotide sequence CTTCCGCGTGGTGCCGATGAGCGTGGCGGATCTTCAGGACATCACCAATGTGCGCATCCTGATCGAGACCGAGGCACTGCGGAACAGTCTGACCAATGGCAACGAAGCCTGGGAGGAACGGTTGGTGGCGGCGTATTACCGGCTGTCCAAGCTCGAAGCGGGCGAGGGCAACTACAGTGCCCGCGAGCGTGCCAACGAGGAATTCCACGCGGCCCTGCTGTCCGGCTGCAACTCGCCGCTGCTGTTGCGCATGCATCGCACCCTGTATGACCAGCACAAGCGCTACCGCAATATCTCGCTGATGACGGTCAACGTGCCGCGTGATGTGCATGAAGAGCACCGGGCGATCTATGATGCGGCACTGGCACGCCGGATCGACGATGCCTGCGAGGCAACCCGGTTGCATGTGCTGCGCACCATGGAAGTCACGCTGGATGTCTTCCGCAAGGCAGAAGCCGAGGAGGCGAAGGCTGCCCGACAAGCCTGAGTGTTCCCTTTCGTAACACATCTGGGCCGGTGTGGTGTCGCACCGGCTCTTTGTTTTCACCGCACAGCAACACATTCCCTTTCTGCCAGCGTCCCTTCGCCTCCCGCAATCGCTCAGTTTTCATGGGCTGCGGCCGATAGACCGAGGGTGGGCTGGACCGGGGAAGCTGGCTTTGCCTAAGATGGTGTGGTGAATGGTATCACTTAGCCATCATGCAGTACCGGCAAGGCCGGGATGCCCTGTCTTCAGTCCGTATTTCCCACTGTCTCCGCACGGAACGTCTTCAAGTGATCATGTTAACTGATTGATATTATTGGCAAAAAATAAGTTTATCCATTTTGACATGTAATATATATATTTCATTGAAAAATCGGTAAGTCTTGCTATAGTCAGTTCAACAGGGTCATCGGAGCGCTACCGGCGGCCCGGTATTTCAAAAAAATACCGACAACAAAACGGAGAAGATAATCATGACTCTGAAGAAGCCACTACTGGCCGTTCTGTTTACTGCAGTCGCCACGACACTGTCCGGCATGGCGCAGGCGGATACGTTGCGCCTGCTCACAGCTCCCACCGGTTCCATTGTGCATACCACCGGGTCTGCCATTGCCAGCGTCATTTCCCAGAAAACCGATTACACCATGCTCGCCGCGCCGATGTCGGGCCCGCAAATCTATGTGCCGCAGGTCGACGCCGGTCGCGCGCAGTTCGCGCTGCTGAACGCGGCGGATGCGCATGAAGCCTTCCATGGTGGGGTCGGTTACCGCGAGGCGTATCGCAACCTGCGTCTGGCTGCGGTGGGCTTCACCAACGAACTGGGTGTGATCGTGCGTCGTGATTCGGATATCCGTACCGGTGCCGATCTCAAGGGCCGTCGCGTCAGTGGCGTGTTCTCTGCCCACAAGACCTGCGAACAGCTCGCCTCCGCCCAGATGGCCAACTTTGGCCTGGATTGGGACGACGTGAACGTGGTGCCGGTGACTCACTCGCGCACGGCCGTGCAGGCGCTGGGCGAAGGTCGTGTCGAAGCCGCCATGTGCGTGCCGCTGGGCCAGGCCATCGTGCAGGAAATCAATGCACAGACGCCGATCCGCTTCATCAGCATGAACAATGACGACGCTGCGGTGGCACGTACTCGTGCTGCGTTTC is from Isoalcanivorax pacificus W11-5 and encodes:
- a CDS encoding GntR family transcriptional regulator translates to MSGTPSPFDKDARPKTLTDQAYMMLRADVIAGRLKPGAKLRVEQLRGQYEVGATPLREALSRLSADGFVISEGQRGFRVVPMSVADLQDITNVRILIETEALRNSLTNGNEAWEERLVAAYYRLSKLEAGEGNYSARERANEEFHAALLSGCNSPLLLRMHRTLYDQHKRYRNISLMTVNVPRDVHEEHRAIYDAALARRIDDACEATRLHVLRTMEVTLDVFRKAEAEEAKAARQA
- a CDS encoding TAXI family TRAP transporter solute-binding subunit, translated to MTLKKPLLAVLFTAVATTLSGMAQADTLRLLTAPTGSIVHTTGSAIASVISQKTDYTMLAAPMSGPQIYVPQVDAGRAQFALLNAADAHEAFHGGVGYREAYRNLRLAAVGFTNELGVIVRRDSDIRTGADLKGRRVSGVFSAHKTCEQLASAQMANFGLDWDDVNVVPVTHSRTAVQALGEGRVEAAMCVPLGQAIVQEINAQTPIRFISMNNDDAAVARTRAAFPAGELAGYKAGASVGLIDDAYVWSYPFYLAVNKDVPADQVYAVVKAISDNIVELRGISGVFNRWIPEGMVNADLNLPVHEGAKRFYDEKGLWNDNIEKANATLLEAAR